One Lytechinus variegatus isolate NC3 chromosome 11, Lvar_3.0, whole genome shotgun sequence DNA segment encodes these proteins:
- the LOC121424337 gene encoding protein rolling stone-like: protein MAQCCFECGLRWQSCRDFTRTQWPIPRWLFIIYRLITLIYTWGYQIFSWVMYFDPRFYAFVTNLTFSLLALYEIAATGNLLIDLVLDTKDTPPKESTTLSLRYTIQWVLYDVLVTWSLIVAIVYWAFLFEQNTDALSWVEDITIHLLPAAFTLLEVTVTATPCLFGHVVYPITYGMMYLTFTLIYWAVSGGVVYFFLDYGENPVTSIIALLSLAAAIFVIYTVVWVVTNLRQWVARKTNDCRCGSRAKYDVEKNTENQGHHSEGGEGIVDHVF, encoded by the exons ATGGCACAGTGCTGCTTTGAGTGTGGATTAAGATGGCAATCCTGCAGGGATTTTACCCGAACACAG TGGCCTATTCCAAGATGGTTATTCATTATATATCGACTTATTACACTCATCTACACATGGGGTTATCAGATATTTTCCTGGGTGATGTATTTCGATCCGAGATTTTACGCCTTCGTCACAAATTTGACCTTCTCGCTCCTAGCACTGTACGAAATAGCGGCCACCGGAAACCTGTTAATCGATTTGGTATTAGACACAAAGGACACTCCGCCAAAAGAATCCACAA CACTGTCTCTTCGATACACTATACAATGGGTTCTTTATGACGTACTTGTGACGTGGTCGCTCATCGTCGCCATCGTTTACTGGGCGTTCTTATTCGAGCAAAATACAGACGCCCTCAGCTGGGTGGAGGACATCACCATCCACCTCCTCCCTGCCGCTTTCACCCTATTGGAAGTCACAGTAACGGCCACGCCCTGTTTATTTGGTCACGTGGTCTACCCAATAACGTATGGAATGATGTATCTCACCTTCACGTTGATCTACTGGGCTGTGAGTGGGGGAGTGGTTTACTTCTTTCTCGACTACGGGGAGAACCCCGTCACGTCCATCATTGCCTTGCTCTCTCTTGCCGCAGCCATCTTTGTAATTTACACAGTGGTGTGGGTTGTGACGAACCTGCGGCAGTGGGTGGCCAGGAAGACGAACGACTGTCGATGCGGTAGTCGAGCAAAGTACGACGTCGAAAAGAATACGGAAAACCAAGGACACCATTCTGAAGGGGGCGAGGGGATTGTAGACCACGTCTTCTAG